DNA from Bacteroides zoogleoformans:
TTAACCGCCGGCATGGAGTACGCTGCACGGGTTGAAGCTCTCGGACGTGATGTAGCCACATCTGGGACTATTAAGGCGGAAGAGTATTTGCGAAAGACGAGCAAAAACCTATTTGACAAATTGGCAAAAAGAGGATATTAGAATATGGACGAATACGATGTAATAGATTTTGTTTACGATGCTGTAGCTGCATCTATTCCAAATGTACTTGTGGTAAAAGACAAGTCCGAATCAGGAATGAGGGTTGAGCATGTTGTAATCAACAATATAACACATGTAGAGTCTGATTTTACCGGAAAAACACCCGTAAACATAAACATCTTCGTTCCGCTTAATCCAAACGGCATGATAAAGCGTCAGCGTATGAAAGAACTACGTCGAACTGTAAGGCGGTCTATCGACGCTATAAGCAGCAACGACGGTAATTGTAGGCAAGTCGAGGTTCTCTGGGCAGAAAAGATGTCAGAATTGAAAGAGGGGTTCGACTGTGTGAATATAAGAATTAATGTATTAACTGATAAATAAATTAAATTATGGCAGCAAAAAAAAGACCTATTGCGATGGGTGTGGCAGCAATCAGACTGGCCACGTATGGAGATGGTGTTCCTGGAAATGATTTCAAGGATTTACCTTTACCGTTCAAGGGAACTGTAGCGTTTAACTTCGCAGACCCCAAAGAAGTGAAAATCGAAACGGAAGGAACAGATGAGCCGTTGTATGTGACGTTCGTTAAAGACGCAACGGACTACATTGAATTCTCGATTCCTACTCCCGACAATGAGACTATAAAAATTCTTTGTGGGGGGACTATTAACAAAGGTGGGGCAAATAAGGACATTTGGGAACAAGGAACAACCTTCCCGAGTATCGTTAAAACTTTTCAGGCGGAAACTGTACCCCACAATGGATCTAAGGTTGTCTATACTATTGTACATGGAAAGATTATGGCTAAACTTAATCAGGCGCCCGGTGCAGAACAGCCTGAATTGCTGCTTGTACGTGTTTACAAGCAGGCGGCAATCGCAGAGAATGGAGATGTAAAAACAGCCTTTACTCGTGAAGTCGTTTCTATTCCCTAAGAATAATTTGTAGTCATTGATGGGCGGGGGATATTCTTCCGCCCTAATTTTAGAACGCTATGGATATACGATTATTGCAGCAGCTTGAAGCCGAAACAATATCAGAAAAGCCTCTGAAAATCCCCTTTAGCTTCGATAATATTGAACGGTTGCCCAAGGGAAAGAGTCCCGGTGATTGTATTGTTATTCGTCCGATAACCGTGCGCACATGGTTCTGTATTCGCCCGCTATTGCTTAAAATTGACAAGGAAGATCTTAGCCGGCTTATCAATAAACCGGGAGAAGTGGGCCCGGAGGTAGCGGAGGTGATGGATAAGTATGGCGAACTAATACTTGATATTGTTTGCCTGGGAATACACAATAAACCGAGCGACCCTCCCGCATGGTTCCGTGATGTATTGACGGATAATTGTACGTGGCAGGATATTCATGTATTATTAAACGCTATTCTATTCCGTATAGGGTTCTACCCTTTTTGCAAATCTATCATAACTCTTCGGAGTGTGAGCCCAATGGACGAGGCGGAGATGATAGCCGCCCGAAAGAATTTAGAAAGCTGGCATCTCTCTCGCAAGGAAGATTCTTAGTGTTGGTCCATGAGGCATTGGGGCTAACATATAAAGAAACACTTGAGTCGAGTTTTGTTTTGATTGAGGTAATGATGCAGGAATATGCATATATCACAAAAGAACGAAACAAGGCTTGCGAGAAAGGGTCGGACGAGGATGGGGATTATGAATGGGTGGAATTACCGTCCTTTGATAATCCGAACGAGATGATTCGGTATAAGAAATACCGGGATGTAGGTGATAAAATCAGAGGATGATTATATTTTAAATTGTGCGATAAGCGCCATGAGTTTGAATTTGGTTATTTGTGGGGAGGTTGCCTGTGATAGGTAGCCTCCCTGTTTGTTTATAAATCTCTCTGCCTTATTATATTTTAATGAAAAAGGTATGGGAATAGTAAATAGGGAAGGTGCATTATACATGGCCACCGGTATAGATAATTCCGGGTTATACAAAGGAAGACAAGAGGCCTTAGGCATTATTAAGGCTATGGCTGGGGAAATTACCAGCTTTGATGTGTTTGGAGGTATCGGTATTAGTGCCGGAATTGCTTTCGCTTCTGCGGCTAAGGATGCTTATGCTTTCGAGAAGCAGTTTGAATCATCCATGAAGGAGGTGGCTACAATCTCGGGTCTTGTAAAAGATAGCATGGATGCCACCAAGCAGAAAATAATCAGTTTGACTACTGATGAACAAATACCAATTGGTGCCAATGAGATGGCAAAAGCACTGTATGGTATCGTTTCCGCCGGGCATGATGGTGAACAGGGTATGCGGGTACTTGAAGTTTCGGCTAAGGCCGCTGTCGGAGGTATCACCGAAACAGCTACTGCTGCCGATGCTATTACCACTCTACTCAATGCTTATAAAAAAGATGCTTCCGAAGCCGAGAAGGTTTCAGATATGCTCTTCACGACGGCCAAGCTTGGTAAGACAACTTTTGGCGAGATGGGGAAAAGTATTGCGCAAGCTGCTCCTGTTGCCGCCGCCTATGGCGTAGAAATGGATCAGGTGCTTGCTGCGGTGGCGACATTGACGAAACAAGGTACGCCAACAGCACAGGCGATGACACAAATACGGGCTGCAATCGTAGGCGTATCTAAATATCTGGGAGATGGCGCATACGAAGCCATGACATTTCAAGAGGCATTGGAAAAGGTTCGACAGGAGGCTGGAGGAAGCGAAGCCAAGCTGCGTTCAATGATTCCGGAAATGGAGGCAGTGAATGGTTTGCTTGGTTTAACTGGAAAAAATGCACAAGAGGCTGCCGGTCATCTTGATGAGATGAAAAGATCTGTTGGTGCCACCGAAGAAGCGTTTAAGGAAATGGCAGATGGTGCAGAAAATCAACTTAAGCTTCTTGGGAATAATATAACCGCAATGTTCCGGCCAATGGGGCAAAAGATTCTTGAAGAAGTCTCCCGGGTGTCAACTGCCATCAATAAGGCGTTCAATGGTGGGGAGGTAGAAGATTCTTTACGGAAACTTGGCGATTTGGTAGTGATTGTTACAGGGGCATTGATAAGTTATAAGGGTTCCATCGCTGCCGTATCAGCAGCTAAGAAGGTTAACCTCGCAATTACAAGAGTTCTGACATCTGAAAGATCTGCAGAACAAACACGCTTAATTGTGTCGAAGGGGTTGCATTACACGGAAGCTGGGGCTATTGCGAAAAATACCAGTGCCCGTATATTGTTAACACGTGCTTTGAAAGCGCAAACCGTCGCCTATTTGAAGAATACAGCAGCTATGCTTACAAATCCATATATCCTGGCCGCTGCGGCACTTACTACACTTGGATATGGACTTTATAAATTAGCTACAATGGAGAGTGCTGCCGAGAAATCCACTCGGAGGCATCGGGAAGAGCAAGATAAATTCCGTAAATCAATCAATGAACGTAAACATCAATCGGAGGAGTTGCTGCGTATCATCCAGGACGAGTCGGAGACCGAGGAAAAGAAAATAGATGCATACTCTAAATTGCAAATACTATCTCCAGCCTTAACGACTGCATATAGTAAAGAAGCCCTTGCTGTACTTGAACTTGCTGAAGCCAACAAAGTACTGAACGCCGAGAGGGATAAACTTACACGGCAAAATATACAAAGTAATATTAAACGTTTGCAAGATGAACTGAAAGAGTTGAATAAACAAAAGAATGATGGAAGGAATAGTGGTGCAGTATCTCAATGGATGTTAGGGTCAAAAGTAGAAACTAAACAAGGGGAATTAAATAAGTATATTAAAGACCTGAGAAAAATAAAAGAGATTGAAAAAGAGGCTCGACCTGTTGAAGTGAAACTGGTTGAGGCAAAGGCTGATTTACAACAGATTCAAGAAGAATTTGAGAGAGCAAAAAAGAAATTGCAGGAAGAGCAAGAAAAACTCAAAAACAATCCTTTTTATACCATTCCCTTTAATGTAGAAATTGACGTATCCAATGCGGAGAAGAAACTGAAAGAAACGAAAGATAAAATAGCTTCTTTGACGAGTACTGAAACCGGTAGTAGCAATAGTAAAGATATTATCAAAAACAAGGTATACTGGGAAGGGGAAAAGAAAAAAACAGAGGATAATTTAGCCAAAATGGATGTATCCAAGAAAGGCTCCAAAGATTGGAATAAGCTTGTTTCTGATATTGCGAAGTATCAAAAAGAAATAGACAAGTATGAGGTTTTAAAGTCTGTTAAGCCGGGAATAGAAACAAAGAAAGCGGAAGAAAAGTTAACTGCTACCCTCACAGAACAGATGATTGAGCGCAAGCGTCGTTTGGAAGATTTACAAACGCAGATTGATGAATCCCGTATTAAGACAATGGCTGATGGCTCTGCTAAGACTATCGAAGAAATGGAAATTAACTTTGAGAAGGAAATGCAGACCATTGATCGCCAAAAAGAAGATGCCTTACGTAAGAATATAGATAATGCACGTACTGCTTTTGAGGCTGACCCTAAAAACAAAGACAGGTTTTTTGATGGATCTGGAATTAAACTTTCAGACGATGAAATAAGGTTGTTTGACGAGAAATATAAAGCAGCTATCGCCGTATGGGAGAAAAACCTTGCGGATTATAATCAAAACAGTAAAAAGTCATGGAATGAATACTTAAAAGAGTTTGGAGATTATCAGCAGAAGAGGCAAGCTATTCTTGATTTAGCGCAAGAGGAGTCTGAAAAGGCGGGAACAGAGGGGGAACGTAAATCCATCCTAAAACGTGCGCAAAATGAAATGGATGAACTCGATAATTCTATGCGCAATAGCTCTACTCTCATGGGGCAATTATTTGCTGATGCTTCGCAAAAAAGCGTAAATGAGATTCAAAAGATTGTTGATAAGGCTGAATTATTAATGCGATACCTTGAGTCTGTAAAAGACGAGAAGGGAAATGCTGTTATTGGAGGGAAGAAGGTATCAAAGAAGGAAATTCTTGATATAGGGATTAGCGATAACACTCTTCAAAACTTATCGAAATCACCTGAAAAGGTCGAAGCATTGCGTAATGGCATCAATAAGATGAAAGATGACCTTAAGGGAAAAAGTCCTTTTAAGATGTTTGAGACACAGATTGGAGATGCTATAAAGAAAATAAAGAAGGGGGGGAAAGGAAGTCTTGCACAAGGGATATCTGAAATAGGAAGTTCTATTGCTCAATTCTCTCCTGCGGTAAGTCAGTTTGGCAAAGATTTAGGAAATATTATAGGAAACGATGATTTAGGTAACAAGATATCCGGAGTGTCTGATGCTATTGGCGGACTGGGGCAAACGGCTATGGGGGTCGGACAAATCATGTCCGGAGATATTGTCGGAGGTGCCATGGCGGCGGTTTCTGGAATTTCACAAGTCGTTGATGCCCTAGATGGATTATTTGGTGCCGACTATGCCAAATACGAAGCTATGAAAGCACAATACGAAACACTAAATGCAATCTGGGATGAATTAATAGAGAAGAAACGTAAGTACATTGAGACGTCCTATGGAATAGAAGCGGTCAAAGTGAGTGAAGAGGCCAAACTGTTACAGAAAAAAACTATTGAGAGCCAACGCATTTTAGGGCGTGAGTTACTTAATTCTGGAGCATCTGCCGGTTCACACTCAATCGGTATTCGCATTTGGAAAAAAATGAATGATGAAGCGTGGAGACAAGCAAGAAGGGCATTAGGCTCAGATTGGAAAAACAAGTATAATGACAAAAGTCGAATGGAATGGCTGTTTGACCTTTCCGCCAAACAGTTGAGTAAATTAAAGGAGGCCGGTGTTTTTTGGGCGAAATTAGACGATGATGTACGAAGGTATCTTGACAATATTATAGAGGGACAAGAAAAATTGGACGAAATCAATGAACAGATGAAAAACCAGTTAACCAATACCTCGTTTGACTCCATGTATGAAAACTTCATCGATAAGCTAATGGATATGAAAAGTAGTACAGAAGATTTTGTCGATGATATAAATAGTTCGTTTATGCGAGCTTTCCTTGCGAATGAGATAGGAGCTAAGTATCGTGAAAAATTAAAGAAGTGGTATGATGGTTTCGCCGATGATTTGAAAGATGGAAAGTTGTCTGACGAAGAAGTGCAGAGGAGAAGAGAAGAGTATAAGAAATATGTAAATGACGCTATTAGGGATAGGGATAATATTGCAAAGGTAACAGGCTATACGGGAGACTCTGATGATAAAGGGGTTACCGGAAAACTTCAGGAAGCCCTTACAGAGGGAACCGCCAACCAACTGGTTGGACTATGGAATATGTCTGCTCTTGATATTCGTTACATTAAAGAACATCTTCAATCGATTCCACCGGAACACTTCAAATGTTGTGATGACATTCGTATGGATGTTGGGCAAATCATGCTTCTTGCGGCCGAAATTAAAAATAACACCGAGCGTACAGCTGATAATACGTATGGCTTGAAAGAAGAACTTCGAGAAATAAAGAATGAGATTACAGAGGTCAAGAAAAATACTAAAGGATATACTGGGAGGGGGTAGTTATGTATAAGTTTGATGATATAGATATTACATCTTTAGGGGCGATGCCTGGCAAAGTTCCGGGCGAATGTCTTGCTATAAGTGGGGTATTTGACCTGCCAAAGCGCGTTGGGGAGACAGAATATAATTGGGGGACATCGATAGAGCCTTTTGTTGAGGAAGCAGATATTAAATTAGACGGCCGAACTATCACGCTCGTTTGCGTGGTTGGTCATGATATGGTAGAAGATTTCAAACAGCACGCTATCGCATGTAGGAAGCTGACTACGAACTTTGGGGTGTTTGACGTGATACAGCGTGATGCTATATCCGTGGAAAGGCATGCAAATATTTGCATTGTTACGGTCAAATTATGGCAGCCAGAATATATCCCTGTGGAACTAACTGTAATTCCTTCCGGCGGCGCATATATGCTTATCGGCTTGTTTAATCTTGCTGATGATTTTGGGATATATATGAAATATAAAAGTGGAGTGAGAGATACTTCTAAAAGGATAGAGGTTCAAACCACCTCCTTGTATTCCTGCTCTATGTATAGAGAACCTCAGGATCTTTCTTTCTCCTGCTTTCTGAAGGCAGGAACCATGCAAGAAGCATATAGTAAGATGATGCAGTTTCATGCCCTTTGTGTGTCTCCCGGCATCAAGATGTTTACTGATGCGGAAAATAAACAGCACAAAATATATTTTAAAGATGAAATAAAATGTAAGACGATAGCGGACGGACTGCTGTCATTTGATTTGAAAATGCGTAAACTCAATGATTGATAAGATAGATATATACGGTTTGAGGGATGGGATTATTGCAAAAGTAGCCTCTATCCCTTGTGAAAATACGTTTCATAATTCTTCTTTGATGGCTAAAGATGAGTTGTCTGTATCTGTTGTCACCGATAGTCCTCTTCCTGTAAAGGCTGGGGACTATTGCACAATGGACGGAGTTGTATATCGTATGAATCGCGATGCTGAATTTACGCAAAAAACGGAAGTACAACATGAGTACTCAATTATTTTAGAGGCACCTATTTATACTCTTTTAGATAAGGTTTTTTGCAATCGTGTTACAGGCAGTACTAAGGTGGTATTGACCGGAAAACTCCGAGACTTCTTGGAGCTTCTTATGTGGAATGTAAACAAGTCGGAAGATAATCCTCTCGGAGTTGATACAGGGTGGAAAATAGGTTTATGTCCTGACACGGAATATAGAAATATAGTACTTGACGGGATATCATGTCGGGCTTCATTGGATGAATTCCGGAAAGCTTTTGATTTAGAGTACTACGTTACAAATAAGACAATAAACTTTGTTTCTCATATTGAGAATGAAACAGGGTTGACATTCATTCAAGGTCGTGGTGGTGGCTTGTATTCCCTTGAACAAAAAAATGTTGATTCGGGAGATGTCGTTACGCGCTTATTCCCAAAAGGCGGAAAGGAGAATGTAATACCCGGAGAAGGAGACGAAGATGGACGATTGGTTTTGCCGGAGAAATATATTGAGGATTTTACCGAAACAACAAAAGTAGTAGAGCGTGTTGTTGTATTTGATGATATACATCCTACCTTTCAGGGTAAGGTGGGCGTTTTGAGCGATGCAAATAACAAGTCGTTTATTTGCGCAGAAATAGATTTTGATATCAAAGAACTTGCGGTAGGGTCTGATGCACGCGTTAACTTCCTAACAGGAGACCTGATGGGTAAGGCTTTTGAGTTTAAGTGGAACAATGAGGCTAAAAAGATAACGCTTATAGGTCAGATTGATGAGTTAGCAGTAATTGATCCCAAGACGAAATCAAAACCCGTTATTCCTGATGCAAATAAATATCTCCGCGGGGGTGAACTATTCACCCTCATCGGACTTCGCATGTCCGGTACATACAAGGCGAATGCTGTTGATAAATTGCGCCAGAAGGGGGTGGAATGGCTTGGATATAACTGCCGGAAGCGTGTTAAGTATAGCCTCGAAGTAGATTACAGAATTTTGAGAGGCAAGCGCTCTTTATCTGTAGGTGATCTTGTAACAGTCAAAGATGAAAAACGAGGCATTAACTCCACCATTCGTATAACCTCTACCGAGAAGAATTTGCTTACTGGAAAAATCTCTTGTATTGTATCGAACTATCTTGATGAGAAATGGGAGAAGAAGATAGAAGGGCAAATAGCGTCTACTCAAGCAGCTATATCCGGTGGGGTATCTTCCGGTAATGTTGATATTATAGAGGAAAACGATGCTCGAGAATGTACTGACCGAAGAGTGTTCTCTTCATTAAGGACAATCAAGGAACTCCTTAACCGCTCTCTTTCCAAGACCCACTCCGACCGTACCCCTTATTCGTTGGTGGTAGGTCAGGACTTGGAAGTGGAACATTTAATTAAGGCGCTCACAAGACTTGAAGTCGGCGAAGCCGTGGATTCTCTCCTGGCTGGCAAGGGCATAATTGCAGAGAACGGGAGGATTCAGGCAGACCGCATGGAGTTGCGGTCGTCGCTGACTGTCTTGCGCCTTATCATCAACGAGATTCAGGCGATGGCCGGAGACTACTCTTTCTCCGACTGCGGATACATCGAGCGTGTGGACAAGATAGACGGCACCACGTACAAGCTATGGATGGAGAAGCGCACGGATACCGACTGGACTAACTTGGATGAGCACGATGTGCTGTTGTCCATCGTCAACAGCCTGCTGACAGGCGGCACCGACTATTACTCCTCCTGGTTCCGCTGCGTGTCCAAGAACCGCAACGAGAACTCGCTGACTGTCGTGCTTTATCCCGACAGCGAAGTACCGGGTGGCAAGAACTATCCTCCCGTTTCGGGGTATAACGTGACACGCAAGGGCAACGCTACCATGCCCGAAGCCGGAGAGACGAACGAGCGTGCGCAGAGCTGGCTCATCTCATCAAGGGAGGGGCGTATCATGTTTTTGCAAAACGTATTCAAGCCGATACTGGAGGATTACAACTACGCAATAAGCATCGGCCGCTTCCCGTCCGTGAAGATGATACGCAAGCTGCCCATCTCCCCTACGGACGTGGGCATCATGGCAAAAACCATCGTTGCCGAGAATTTCTATCAAGCCGACTGGAACGGTGACATCATCCCCAAGAAAGTAGACCGTGGCGAATGGTCGCTTGCCGTTGCGCAAGGCGAATCGCCCTACCGCAACGTGTCGCATGAGGTGACGCTGGAGAATCAGTCGGTAGTCACCCAATTGGAGCAACATACCGTCTACCATTACGGCTGCAAATGGGGCTGTGTCATCGACAAGACTGCGGATGAGCCGAAGTGGAACGCCCCAGGATGGATATTGCTCGAAGGGGATAAGAACTACCACCTTGATTTCACCTCCACCAACGGATGGCAGTTCTTCCACCGCTCGGTCGATACCGTCGTTTCGGCGGTAGTCAGCTACGGCAACCGTGACATCACCGAGGTACTGATGGCTTCCGACGGCGTGCAGGTGGAGTGGCTGCGTGATACGGGCAACGTGCCCGCCGATAATGCTTGGCAACCTACCTACGTGGACGGAAAGAAATATGCCATCCACCTTACAAGGGCTGACATGGGCAGCGAGTGGGGCGTATCGGTGCGCAAGGTGCGTTTCGTGTGCCGGGTATTCATCCCGATAGGTGGAGGCAAATTTGAAAAGACAGAAAATTATATAGGTTTTAAAATATAAAAGCGATGATAAACAGTACACCTAAAGACATCCCCGTATATATCGACCCCTATTCGTTCATGGCCGATATACAGGTTCTCGCCGGC
Protein-coding regions in this window:
- a CDS encoding phage tail tape measure protein, which translates into the protein MGIVNREGALYMATGIDNSGLYKGRQEALGIIKAMAGEITSFDVFGGIGISAGIAFASAAKDAYAFEKQFESSMKEVATISGLVKDSMDATKQKIISLTTDEQIPIGANEMAKALYGIVSAGHDGEQGMRVLEVSAKAAVGGITETATAADAITTLLNAYKKDASEAEKVSDMLFTTAKLGKTTFGEMGKSIAQAAPVAAAYGVEMDQVLAAVATLTKQGTPTAQAMTQIRAAIVGVSKYLGDGAYEAMTFQEALEKVRQEAGGSEAKLRSMIPEMEAVNGLLGLTGKNAQEAAGHLDEMKRSVGATEEAFKEMADGAENQLKLLGNNITAMFRPMGQKILEEVSRVSTAINKAFNGGEVEDSLRKLGDLVVIVTGALISYKGSIAAVSAAKKVNLAITRVLTSERSAEQTRLIVSKGLHYTEAGAIAKNTSARILLTRALKAQTVAYLKNTAAMLTNPYILAAAALTTLGYGLYKLATMESAAEKSTRRHREEQDKFRKSINERKHQSEELLRIIQDESETEEKKIDAYSKLQILSPALTTAYSKEALAVLELAEANKVLNAERDKLTRQNIQSNIKRLQDELKELNKQKNDGRNSGAVSQWMLGSKVETKQGELNKYIKDLRKIKEIEKEARPVEVKLVEAKADLQQIQEEFERAKKKLQEEQEKLKNNPFYTIPFNVEIDVSNAEKKLKETKDKIASLTSTETGSSNSKDIIKNKVYWEGEKKKTEDNLAKMDVSKKGSKDWNKLVSDIAKYQKEIDKYEVLKSVKPGIETKKAEEKLTATLTEQMIERKRRLEDLQTQIDESRIKTMADGSAKTIEEMEINFEKEMQTIDRQKEDALRKNIDNARTAFEADPKNKDRFFDGSGIKLSDDEIRLFDEKYKAAIAVWEKNLADYNQNSKKSWNEYLKEFGDYQQKRQAILDLAQEESEKAGTEGERKSILKRAQNEMDELDNSMRNSSTLMGQLFADASQKSVNEIQKIVDKAELLMRYLESVKDEKGNAVIGGKKVSKKEILDIGISDNTLQNLSKSPEKVEALRNGINKMKDDLKGKSPFKMFETQIGDAIKKIKKGGKGSLAQGISEIGSSIAQFSPAVSQFGKDLGNIIGNDDLGNKISGVSDAIGGLGQTAMGVGQIMSGDIVGGAMAAVSGISQVVDALDGLFGADYAKYEAMKAQYETLNAIWDELIEKKRKYIETSYGIEAVKVSEEAKLLQKKTIESQRILGRELLNSGASAGSHSIGIRIWKKMNDEAWRQARRALGSDWKNKYNDKSRMEWLFDLSAKQLSKLKEAGVFWAKLDDDVRRYLDNIIEGQEKLDEINEQMKNQLTNTSFDSMYENFIDKLMDMKSSTEDFVDDINSSFMRAFLANEIGAKYREKLKKWYDGFADDLKDGKLSDEEVQRRREEYKKYVNDAIRDRDNIAKVTGYTGDSDDKGVTGKLQEALTEGTANQLVGLWNMSALDIRYIKEHLQSIPPEHFKCCDDIRMDVGQIMLLAAEIKNNTERTADNTYGLKEELREIKNEITEVKKNTKGYTGRG